In Osmerus mordax isolate fOsmMor3 chromosome 27, fOsmMor3.pri, whole genome shotgun sequence, the sequence TGTAATAGGACCTATCCATGGTCtgcacctcctccccacctgcGTCTTCATCACTGGATGAGTCAGAGGGTTTGAACTGGTCACCAGGGTTACCGCGACTACCTTTGACACACTGAATGAACCTGTTTTTCTCAGGTTTAgtggcccgtgtgtgtgtgtgcataggcctactgtgtATGTACGACTACAAGCAGTGTGCGTACActgagtatatgtgtgtagtACGTATATTGTGTACATTGTGTAGATTCCCTGGTTAGGCACTCGGAACGAGCCACTCCCCTGTAGAGAACATACAtccctgtgtgacccctgacctgtctGACCAACTCCAGCACCCTGATGCATGCCGTTCCCACGGTGATGGTCGACTGCGACGACAACAAAGAAAACCTACCCGGCGAGCCGGACTACGAAGACCCGCCCGGCATGTAtaaggacgaggacgaggaggaggaagaggaggaggatgatgaagaggaggaggaggaagacgaggatgaggatgatgatgattcaCTGTTTACAAGTaggtgtctctttctctgtcgtgTGTTGGGTGCAGCCGGGTGGCACCGGGTTCATTGTCCCTGAAGAGAGACCCATTTCCTGTTCCTACAGTAGTCCCAGTTGGGATCTGTAGTTTTAGAGCTCTGCCATTAGGTCCTTCAGTCAGAGCATTGTGTTCCATTCGCTGAACCTACATCATTATTTTTCGACTGACAACATGAAAGATGAAAAGTACCAATAATTTGGTTATTGAAGAGCATCTCCCATCATGTGtcatttaacacacacacacaagttgatGCACACCAACCCCAATCGCCCAGTGAAGCTCCCTTCTCCCTGTTTCGTAATGAGCGGTGAATTATTCATCGCAGGTCCATAATGTGTATGAAGTATTTATCAAACACTCTTAGGAAACCGCTCGTGAAATGATTCGCTTCGATCGCAAAGTAACCCCGCTGAAACTTCGCTTTCGACTGTCCCGTGTCTCTGTACCCTGTCGGGCGCGTTTGTGCAGGCACTCTGGCTATGAAAGTGTTGAGGAAGGACTCGCTGGCTATTAAACTGAGTAACCGCCCGTctctgagagagctggaggacaaGAACATCTTGCCCATGCTGTCTGACCAGGAGAGACTGGAGTCACGGCAGCAGATCGGCACCAAGCTGACACGGTGAGacgcacacactcccaaacCCTTACACCACCCTCAAGCCGAGTACAAATATGACCCTACCAGAAAACCACCAGCACCTTGTCGTGCGAGGGTAATCGCACGCGCAGCCTCACGCCCGCTCGTCCGACGTCACGCACACTCTCACTgtccacacaaacacgcgcgcacgcgcacacgcacacactacctccaggCCCTCCGCATGCGTTCGTCTTTCCATGcaccccccctttcttctccctccatcgcctctctccttcctctcccttctctagacctcccccccctctctcccagtccccacACACTTCCATGAATCACCGTGTCATTTATGGTGATGAGAGTAAATCTCAAACACTCACAGCCCCGCCGGCTGACGGAGCCGCTCTGACGTCAGtcaataaaaaatgaataaaaacacacacgtacaggagCTGGATCTGTCCGGACCTTGCAGAGGTCTAATCCAGACAGGATGTTGTCTGACGGCCCCGTCAGACAGGATGTTGTCTGACGCGCGTAGCtttggtgttttgttgttgctgcttgGGGTGTTTTGTCGGAGGATCCGGTCGCTGACTTCTGTTGTGTTCTCCCAGGAGGCTGAGTCAGCGACCGACTGCAGAGGAGCTGGCGCAGAGGAACATACTCAAACGTAAGCCACTGAcgctggcagacacacacacacacatacacacgtcaacacagacgcacacatacgCGTAGACATGCCGACAaacacgcacataaacacaaataTGCAGACTAACACtgaaatactcacacacaccagaatcagaatcagaatcagaatcagaaagggatttattcgccatgaaagtttgcacagacaaggaatttgctttggcaggaaggtgcatacaataaacatatacctaaaatttaaatatgtggactaactatactaagggtacataaactagcagtactaagtgggataaatataagttgccgtaaattacaatataaaaatacaaaaatacaaatattacaaaaaatacaaatgtacaagataccatgttgtggtgcagtgcaaaagcagtgtgttttaagcaataagttatttgagtcagtgtggtcacttggccttgttgaagaggccaacagcggaagggaagaaactgtttttgtggcgtgaggtattggtcctgatagaccgcagccttctgccggaggggagtgactgaaacagggagtgtccagggtgggaggagtcggccacaatcttcctcgctcgcctcagggtcctcgaggtgtgcaggtcctcgagggtaggcagattgcagccaatcaccttctcagcagtacggatgatacgctgcagtctgctcttgtccttggcagtggcagcagcgtaccagacggtgatggaggaggtgaggatggactcaatgatggctgagtagaagtgcaccatcattgtctttggcaggttgaacttcttcagctgccgaaggaagtacatcctctgttgtgctttcttgatgagggagctgatgttcagttcccacttgaggtcctgggagaggatagtgcccaggaagcggaaggactccacagtgttgactggggagtcacacagggtgatgggggtgagtggggctgtgttcctcctgaagtccacaaccatctccactgtcttaagagcattgagctctaagttgttctggctgcaccaggtcaccaggttggccgcttcccacctataatcagactcgtctccaccagagatgagcccaataagggtggtgtcgtccgcaaacttcaggagtttgacggacggatgactggaggtgcaactgttggtgtacagggagaagagcagaggagaaaggacgcagccctgaggtgatccggtgctgatggaccgggagtcagagacttgtgttcccagcttaacgcactgcttcctgtcagacaggaagtctgtgatccacctgcaggtggaatcaggcacgttcagctgggagagcttgtcctgaagcagggcggggatgatggtgttgaaggcagagctgaagtccacaaacaggatcctggcataggatgctggggagtccaggtgctgtagggtgaagtggagggccatgttaactgcatcgtccacagacctgttggctctgtaggcaaactgcagggggtccagtagagggtcagtgatggatttaaggtgtgccagcactaggcgctcgaaagacttcattaccacagaggtcagggcgacgggtctgtagtcattatgtcctgttggccttggctttttgggcacagggatgatggtggaggacttgagacaggctggcacatggcatgtctcaagggaggtgttaaagatgtgggtaaacaccggagacagctggtcagcgcagtgcttgagggtggctggagagacagagtccggcccagctgctttgcgggggttctgcctcttgaaaagtctgttaacttcaccctcctgaatggagagagtcgtcactgtagagggggggaggtgggaggcctcctgggtgggaaggggtagttcaagactgtccaattgtctttcaaatctgcagtagaactcattcaggtcgttggccaggcgggagtcgttagtggagtggggggctctgggcttgtagttggtaatttgcctgagccctctccagacagaagcagagtcgtttgcagagaattggtgttttagcctctctgagtacagtcgtttagcctccctcaccgccttgctaaacctgttctttgactccttgaaactgtctttgtccccactcctaaacgcggcctctttctctgacctcaaccttctgagtttagctgtaaaccagggtttgtcgttgttgtagcttaccctggtgcgtgttggtatacagcagtcctcacagaagctgatgtatgatgtcacagcctctgtgagctcatccagactattggtagcagtcgtgaacatgtcccagtcagtgcagtccaagcacgcccgcagatcctccatagcttcactggtccactgttttgatgtcctcacagcaggcttacagcgctttagcttctgcctgtatgcaggaatcaggtggaccatggcgtggtcagagtgacccagtgctgctcgggggaccgcatggtatgctttgctgattgtagagtagcagtgatccagggtgtttccttctctggtagggcatttgatgaattgtctatattttgggagttcttgagtgagattgcctttgttaaagtcgcctagcacaataaccaaggaatccggattttcatgctccacactcagtatctggctggcgagcacacgttgagcctcgttaacgctagcctgcggaggcatgtagacgccaaccagaatgaatgatgcaaactctcgtggcgagtaaaaagatctacagttaataaaaaatgattccagattaggagaacagtgctgcagaatcactgtcacatcttcacaccagccactgttaatgtaaaaacaaataccaccgcctttcgttttgccagagagcacacacacctacacatcaacacagacacatacatacacatataaggcagacaaacacagacaaacgcaaacataaacacagacacacacacatgcgcacagacacaggcagacaaacacatgcgcacagacacagacagacaaacacacgcacacacatgcgcgcgcacagacatgcacacaaacccagacaaacacacagacaaacacacgcacaaacacacggcCTTCCCCGAAAACAGACACGCAAAGCGCAACAAGGCAGCCTTCGCGGCGCGTTCCAAAAAACGGACATTGTTCCGAGAAGGACAAATAAGAACGTGCTCGTCGAAGACAACATGGATGCTTTTCCCCTTCGGGTAACAACGCTGTTCAGAGTGAAACCGCCCCTCTCTTTGcgttcccagcatgcactgaactggaggagctggaggagaagagggagatcaAGAGGCACTTGAGTAAAAAGGTGAGACATGAAGCAGAAAGGGAAACGCACCCCGTGACCGAGAGACACTTTAGAGTTTGAGCCGACCAGAGGGGACGCGGGTCGACCACAGACCAGAGCGAGGGAAATCGAACCCCGTCCCTACGGAGACCTGTATCCGTTCGTCGGTCGGGGGGGCTCATGAAATGGCAGACAAATAGGAAATGTAACCACATTAGCTGTTGGGATGTCAGGTTACACACCACCGTGGCGTAAGCGTGAACGGTTCGCGCGTCGCCGTGCGTGGCGTTTAAGTGCCATCGTTAACGGTCGAGCGgatgggtgtgagagagaggcgcCCTCTTGACTGTGTCACACTGGAGAACAGCCTGCCGCCGTAATCCATATCTCCCACCGTGGGACGCTTGGATCAATGCACACACTTATGCTAACCCCCAGGGGGCACGGCTTATCGCctcgtctttctctccccccccccccccccccacacacacacacacacgcggtgaGGTGCGAACCGCTTATGTTACGCGACGGGGGCGGCAGAGATGGCGTAACCCGATGTCCCGACAGGCCACGCGCTGACATATCCTATTGTCTGCCGTACGACGACCGACCCCTCAACCGACGAACGGATACAGGTCTCCGCAGCGACGGGGTTTCCCGCTCTTCTCGGTTTTCGACCCGCGACCCCTCTGGTCCGCTGAGACCAGGCTGTTGGCTGGTGttgactctcttttctcccccctccccgatATCCTACAACCCTCACCCCCGGTCCCCcattccctccccccagctgaGCCAGAGGCCCAcggtggaggagctgagggaggcTAAGATCCTGATCCGCTTCAGCGACTACGTGGAGGTAGCCGACACCCAGGACTACGACCGGAGGGCGGACAAACCGTGGACCCGGCTGACGCCAGCCGACAAGGTCTCTGGGATGATTGGCCTTCGCACTCCGGGGGGCGTGGGAGAACTTTAGAAGTCTTCGATGGGTGCTCAACGCTTTGCGTTTGGGACGTTCCCAGCCCAGACAATGACAAGGAGCGAATGAGTCGGCTGCATGTTTGATGTTTTGAAACGGCTCGGTTCGTCGGAAGGGGCTTTCGTTTCTCCCGGTCCTTTTGCTGACAGCGTTTTCTGTTTGTCCCATGCAGGCCGCCATACGGAAGGAACTCAACGAATTCAAAAGCACAGAGATGGAGGTGCATGAGTCGAGTCGCCATCTAACCAGGTATCTCGTACTgattgttcacacacacacacgcacacagacagacctcagccccagagagaaACTGTAACTTTGTGCCTGTGTATATGTGCTCCACAGGTTTCACCGACCATAGGGTTCCTCAGTGAGCTCTCGACCATGCTTGACCGCCCTGGGACAAGGACCTGTGGCTGGACTgtatcccacccccccccccacccccacccatccccccgtgcacccccttcccccccccccccccggaccagAACCCAACCACACCAGGTCTGGATCTCCACCTGGAGGGCTGTAGTCACAGACACTACTCCCCCCATCCAACCAGCGCTATCCTCGGGTGGCTGTTGCTTTCGGCAgggcagtccccccccccctccccccagctggtTGTGGTCAAACGGGTCACTAGGTGCTCGTGTCGCAGTCTGGTCCTGGAGTAAAGCTTGACCACATGGCAGGAGACGCCGACAGCCTCAGACTCCGACCTGGCTTTTCACCCGCGTGGGGATTTTACGGACGACTCGTTCTTCAAAACAGCCTTTTGGTATCGTTTTATTTTGATAGcgaaaacaaaaaaagaggcGGCCCATGTTGACTTTGTCGCACTTCTGTCAGCGGCAGTGCTTTGAGAAGGGCGTCGGGAGCCCTGCCTCGGTACGGCGTGTGTGCCAACGGGACTCGTGAGGGGGAACGTTCTGGGTGTTCTTTATCCCGAGGTGGCTGTACTGtacctgtttcctgtttcccctcctctctctctctctctctagagagaAAGCTGAGGGCAAATGGTCCTACACCAAGCCAACCAATGTCTTCAACACCCACATACTGTTTTATGCTGTCCAGTTTCATTCCGTTACGCCTCTGTATCCAAATTAGATACAGAACATCTATTATATTCGTATGAAATGTATATGAATTTGTGAATAGGCctattccccccaaaaaactggtTAAATACAGTTCTATGTCATGTTATCAACGGTGACCCATCACATTATAAATGTGAATCTACCTAGCAATAACAGCAACTTCAGCCAACCCTTATATCCTGGGCTGCATTCAAGTGTTCCAACACTTTGAACATTTCAGACAGCTCCCCGCCCTAAACCAAAGTTATTTGAAACAGTGTGGAGTTGTTGATCTTGAATGCATCCCAGAGAATAATAATTGTAGAATTCTGCCACCCACTGTGTCACTGTGCCTACAGTGTTGTTTACAGGGAAGACGTTGCCAAATTTCTATTGCTTCAATGGCATTTTGATACAGCAGGCCATATTATGTATGTTTTCTGTGGATAGTTGTGCAGAACTTTATTTAATGACAGGACTTGACACAGACCAGTTGCGGTGAATGGACTGTTTGAAACTCTCACAATTAATTCGACATGTTCTTGAGACAACCACTGGGAATTACAATTCAACTTGGCGTGTTCAATTTGGCTCTGTGCACTAAGCGAACGGGATCATTTGATTGGTTTGTTAAAAGCAGACGTTGCCGGTGCTGTGTGTAACAGACGGCACGTACAATTTAAGGTTGCGAGAAATGAGAAACGCAAACACGTTCATTGTTTACAACCTGCACACAGTCAGTTCTTCGACGGTCTCGATCCTGTATTCAGAGAACCCTTTGACCCGTTTCTGTGTCATGGCCGTTCGTGTGTACAGGAACCAGTGATGTGATTGTCTACCTGTTAGGTAACTCTCCAGTGTTTAcacagaaaagaagaagaaaaaaacatccaATTATAAAAAGGTATGTACATGTAAAAGagggatttttttgttgttgttcatcTTCATTTTGTAAGAAAGGAGGGAAACTGCATGTGATTAACTTATTGTGAATCTTCTATTATGTATGCAGTTTCTTACATAAAGGAAACTTAGGAGAGCAAAAACCTTCTAAACCTCCTCGACTGGTTTTTCTTTCTCTAAATCAAAGAGTTCCGGCAGCAGTACgagttcttttttttctttctattattaatttaacattttattattaaataaacaaatgtatGGCGGGCCACAATGTTCAGAGATATCTTCAATTGAATGGTGAAGCTGAAAACAGATATTTATCAGCTCACGGTCCTTTAGGAGTGTCTCTTGTTAGACACTGAAGAAGTATTACCAttacaaacatactgtacaatcCATGTAATCCATCGGTCACTGGAACAGTGAGTCCATTaacaacccacacacaaaaagaaacattctaGCCTGAAACACAAAACAGGCGTCGAATTAAAGCAGCGCTGTAAGCGGCCATTTTGAACCACATCAAGACGTCATGGACGTCCTGTCCACCGAAGCGAAGAGGTGCCCGCGCGTGTCCCGGACCGGGATCTCCGGGGAGGGACACGTGGGGAGCGTTGGGTCTGGGGGCCGCACGGTGCTACACAGAGTGCATGGGCGTGCCGCAGTACTTGTGCCACAGGTCGATGGCCTTGGTCACAATAGCGTCTGTGTTCTCCTGGGGTAtctgggagaggcagagaggaaaccAAACGGTTGGTGTGCGACTGGCTGGCaggtttaccccccccccccccccccccccccccccccacacacgggaCCGATACAGCCTTAGCGCCGTTGCCGACCCGCCGCCACTCACTTTGCACAGGAAGCTGACCACGCCCTCCGGTCGATTCATGCCCATCAGCATGATCTTGTAGCTGAGCAGAATCTCCACGGCAACAAACACCAGGATCTTGCAGGAGCCACTGATCACCTTGTCCCACACCCTGACAACGCAAGCAGTCGGTTTACACAGTCCCCATCCGCATCAgaccatgcatacacacagtatCTACAGGCGGACTGCCAAACAGGattgagagacagtgtgtgtgtgtgtgtgtgtcgcccagCCTGCTCCAGTGGGCTGTGCTCTGACCTTTGCAGGCTGGATTCGGGCAGACAGCCAGCGAAGCAGCGCCGGAACCACAGGTTGTAAGGAAGCTGCTCCAGGGCTCCCATGTTCTTCAGGTGGTTCAGCAGCCTGGACTCCTCCTGGCTGAGGTAGTGCTCCAGGCTCTTGGGCTGAACCGttcagacagggaggaaggaggggtgagacGTGGTATACCGAGGAAAGGTCAGTCAGAAAGAAGGAGATCCTACGAAGATATCGAGCGTTACGTTTTGAcgtttttttggtttgtttttttacttctcCCGCACGTTCACTCCCGTAACTCACCAAGTGGGGGATGGAGTCTCCGAACTTGTTGTTGAACTGATTGACGAAGCACTTGATCAGCCAATAGCAGTCCACGGGGTCGTCGGCGATCTCCTCCATGGCTCTGCCGACGGCCAGGaagtcctcgtcctcctcgtcctggaaCCCACGCACGTGCCCCGACTCAAAAAACGGGCCTGACGCCCACATCCCCTCACACGAATCCCCACATCTcacatttcctttccctgcatGCGTTAGCCAATGTGAACTGTCTAAACTCACTACTCAAGCATAAACACAGTCCCCACCACACCAGCGAAAAGCTAGCTTTTTTAATGGGCGTAGCTGGTTAGTGGTCGTGCTTGCGAGTTCGAGTACTAGcgcagggagagacggggacAAGCGAACTGACGAGCAGCGTGACACATTtattcccttctctctgtcctctgcttcctgtctacTTTGAACAGTCTTTATTTTCATGCTTTTCGGATAGGATACATACATAAGCTTTTATGATATAATAGAGATGACCATTTTcatgggagagagacatgagcaTTTTCATGCTTTTTTTGTTGTCGGATCGAAACGAGGCAGTTCAAGGTAGACAGTTCAAGCTTGGCTCCTCGTCCTATCCCCTcgtcctatccccccccccccccccttctcaccggGTCCGTGGTGTCGCAGCGCCGTGGCAACGTCCGGCTCTCCAGCTGGAACATGCGCAGGTAAACGTGCGTCGGAGGCGTG encodes:
- the tbc1d7 gene encoding TBC1 domain family member 7 — its product is MAEPDPQRNFRSAYYEKVGFRGVEEKKSLEILLKDNPLDVEKLSTFSQRFPLPSMYRIHVWKVLLGILPSHSDSHTLVAGYRREQYLDILQALEVMRFVHSATPPTHVYLRMFQLESRTLPRRCDTTDPDEEDEDFLAVGRAMEEIADDPVDCYWLIKCFVNQFNNKFGDSIPHLPKSLEHYLSQEESRLLNHLKNMGALEQLPYNLWFRRCFAGCLPESSLQRVWDKVISGSCKILVFVAVEILLSYKIMLMGMNRPEGVVSFLCKIPQENTDAIVTKAIDLWHKYCGTPMHSV